In Streptomyces sp. NBC_00483, a single window of DNA contains:
- a CDS encoding anti-sigma factor family protein has product MTTGHGSYGPFGHEQAGDVHETVGAYALGILDDIEASAFEAHLATCERCARNLEEFAGMEPMLAALADLPAERGAPREPTPQIGDSLAARPSPRLAESLADELGRRRAKKRRRGLYLVAAAAALIIGGPLTVMAVTDDGGNNTVAEPHSTSPAKDAFFNHMTDKVKATDATTNVTATIGMEKKAWGTHTVLELKNVKGPLKCSLVAVGKNGERETVTTWAVPKWGYGIDDSANANAKHPLYVHGGAAFDRGQIDHFEVETLDGKRLVEVNA; this is encoded by the coding sequence ATGACGACGGGCCACGGATCGTACGGTCCCTTCGGCCATGAGCAGGCGGGCGACGTGCACGAGACCGTCGGCGCCTACGCGCTCGGCATCCTCGACGACATCGAGGCGAGCGCCTTCGAGGCACACCTGGCGACGTGCGAGCGGTGCGCGCGGAACCTGGAGGAGTTCGCGGGCATGGAGCCGATGCTCGCGGCCCTCGCCGACCTGCCGGCCGAGCGCGGCGCACCCCGGGAGCCGACCCCGCAGATCGGCGACTCCCTCGCGGCCCGCCCGAGCCCCCGCCTCGCGGAGTCCCTCGCCGACGAACTGGGGCGCCGCCGCGCGAAGAAGCGCAGGCGCGGCCTCTACCTGGTCGCGGCCGCCGCGGCCCTGATCATCGGCGGCCCGCTGACGGTGATGGCGGTGACGGACGACGGCGGCAACAACACCGTCGCGGAGCCGCACTCCACCAGCCCCGCCAAGGACGCCTTCTTCAACCACATGACCGACAAGGTGAAGGCCACCGACGCCACCACGAACGTCACGGCGACGATCGGCATGGAGAAGAAGGCCTGGGGCACCCACACCGTCCTGGAACTGAAGAACGTCAAGGGCCCGCTGAAGTGCTCCCTCGTCGCGGTCGGCAAGAACGGCGAGCGCGAGACGGTCACCACCTGGGCCGTCCCGAAGTGGGGCTACGGCATCGACGACAGTGCGAACGCGAACGCGAAGCATCCCCTGTACGTGCACGGGGGCGCGGCCTTCGACCGGGGCCAGATCGACCACTTCGAGGTCGAGACGCTCGACGGAAAGCGGCTCGTGGAGGTGAACGCCTGA
- a CDS encoding NAD-dependent malic enzyme, whose protein sequence is MATAPSVSYSMTVRLEVPAGGNAVSQLTTAVESSGGSVTGLDVTASGHEKLQIDVTIAASSTSHADEIVDKLRGIEGVTLGKVSDRTFLMHLGGKIEMQSKHPIRNRDDLSMVYTPGVARVCMAIAENPEDARRLTIKRNSVAVVTDGSAVLGLGNIGPKAALPVMEGKAALFKRFAGIDAWPICLDTQDSDAIVEIVKAIAPGFAGINLEDISAPRCFEIEARLREALDIPVFHDDQHGTAIVVLAALTNALRVAGKDMNDIRVVMSGAGAAGTAILKLLLAAGVKNAVVADIHGVVHAGREDLKDADSDSPLRWIADNTNPEGLTGTLKEAVVGADVFIGVSAPNVLNGDDVAAMAEGAIVFALANPDPEVDPAIARQTAAVVATGRSDFPNQINNVLVFPGVFRGLLDAQSRTVNTEMMLAAATALADVVTEDELNPNYIIPSVFNDKVAGAVAGAVRDAAKAAGAAVTAATTA, encoded by the coding sequence ATGGCAACGGCGCCCAGCGTCTCCTACTCGATGACGGTCCGGTTGGAGGTCCCCGCGGGCGGTAACGCCGTCTCGCAGCTGACCACCGCCGTGGAGTCCTCCGGCGGCTCGGTGACCGGCCTCGACGTCACCGCTTCCGGTCACGAGAAGCTCCAGATCGACGTCACGATCGCGGCTTCGTCGACGTCCCACGCGGACGAGATCGTCGACAAGCTCCGGGGCATCGAGGGCGTCACGCTCGGAAAGGTCTCCGACCGTACGTTCCTGATGCACCTCGGCGGCAAGATCGAGATGCAGTCCAAGCACCCCATCCGCAACCGTGACGACCTCTCCATGGTCTACACGCCGGGTGTGGCCCGCGTCTGCATGGCGATCGCGGAGAACCCCGAGGACGCCCGGCGTCTGACCATCAAGCGCAACTCCGTCGCGGTCGTCACCGACGGCTCCGCGGTGCTCGGCCTCGGCAACATCGGCCCGAAGGCCGCACTGCCGGTCATGGAGGGCAAGGCGGCCCTCTTCAAGCGCTTCGCGGGCATCGACGCCTGGCCGATCTGCCTGGACACCCAGGACAGCGACGCCATCGTCGAGATCGTCAAGGCCATCGCCCCCGGCTTCGCGGGCATCAACCTCGAGGACATCTCGGCGCCCCGCTGCTTCGAGATCGAGGCCCGCCTGCGCGAGGCCCTCGACATCCCCGTCTTCCACGACGACCAGCACGGCACCGCCATCGTGGTGCTCGCCGCGCTGACCAACGCGCTGCGGGTGGCGGGCAAGGACATGAACGACATCCGTGTCGTCATGTCGGGCGCCGGCGCCGCCGGTACGGCCATCCTGAAGCTGCTGCTCGCGGCGGGCGTCAAGAACGCCGTCGTGGCCGACATCCACGGTGTCGTGCACGCGGGCCGCGAGGACCTCAAGGACGCCGACAGCGACTCGCCGCTGCGCTGGATCGCCGACAACACCAACCCCGAGGGCCTGACCGGCACGCTGAAGGAGGCGGTCGTCGGCGCGGACGTGTTCATCGGCGTCTCGGCCCCGAACGTGCTGAACGGCGACGACGTGGCCGCGATGGCCGAGGGTGCCATCGTGTTCGCGCTCGCGAACCCGGACCCGGAGGTCGACCCGGCGATCGCCCGTCAGACGGCCGCCGTGGTGGCCACGGGCCGCTCCGACTTCCCGAACCAGATCAACAACGTCCTCGTCTTCCCCGGCGTCTTCCGCGGCCTGCTCGACGCCCAGTCGCGCACGGTGAACACGGAGATGATGCTGGCGGCCGCGACGGCCCTGGCCGACGTGGTCACCGAGGACGAACTCAACCCGAACTACATCATTCCGAGCGTCTTCAACGACAAGGTGGCCGGAGCGGTCGCCGGAGCCGTCCGGGACGCCGCGAAGGCCGCCGGAGCGGCTGTGACGGCGGCCACGACCGCCTGA
- a CDS encoding YqgE/AlgH family protein: MTEVSSLTGRLLVATPALADPNFDRAVVLLLDHDEEGSLGVVLNRPTPVDVGDILEGWGDLAGEPGVVFQGGPVSLDSALGVAVIPGDDEREAPLGWRRVHGAIGLVDLEAPPELLAAALGSLRIFAGYSGWGPGQLENELTEGAWYVVESEPGDVSATRPEGLWRAVLRRQRGELAMVATYPDDPSLN; encoded by the coding sequence ATGACCGAGGTGTCCTCGCTCACAGGGCGGCTGCTCGTGGCCACACCCGCCCTCGCGGACCCGAATTTCGACCGGGCGGTCGTGCTGCTCCTCGACCACGACGAGGAGGGCTCGCTCGGCGTCGTGCTGAACCGGCCGACACCGGTGGACGTCGGAGACATCCTGGAGGGCTGGGGAGATCTGGCCGGCGAGCCGGGGGTCGTGTTCCAGGGCGGCCCGGTCTCGCTCGACTCGGCGCTCGGCGTCGCGGTGATCCCCGGGGACGACGAGCGGGAGGCCCCGCTCGGCTGGCGCCGGGTGCACGGGGCGATCGGTCTCGTCGACCTGGAGGCCCCGCCGGAGCTGCTCGCGGCGGCGCTCGGCTCCCTGCGGATCTTCGCCGGCTACTCGGGCTGGGGCCCGGGGCAGCTGGAGAACGAACTGACGGAGGGCGCCTGGTACGTCGTCGAGTCGGAGCCGGGTGATGTCTCGGCCACCCGCCCCGAGGGCCTGTGGCGCGCGGTGCTGCGGCGCCAGCGGGGTGAACTGGCGATGGTGGCCACGTATCCGGACGACCCCTCGCTCAACTGA
- a CDS encoding CGNR zinc finger domain-containing protein, which produces MSRGRRRRWCSSEVCGNRERVARHRRRAAALARA; this is translated from the coding sequence ATGTCCCGTGGCCGCAGGCGCCGTTGGTGCTCCAGCGAGGTGTGCGGCAACCGTGAGCGGGTGGCCAGACATCGACGCAGGGCGGCGGCTCTGGCCAGGGCGTGA
- a CDS encoding CGNR zinc finger domain-containing protein has product MAAVPTGPHPPAPAPYELRFDSGRLCLDLVATAHPDERLTSPDLLRAWLVGAGLVPDAAALADRSPAWLAAFRELRAHIAHLVRGELSGRPVPGALERVNLLARAAPPAPRAVRAADGTLVRSLHIEPGCPALLAAVARDAIDLLTDPTARGSLRQCEGDNCPIIYLDMSRGRRRRWCSSEVCGNRERVARHRRRAAALARA; this is encoded by the coding sequence ATGGCAGCAGTACCCACAGGGCCCCACCCGCCTGCCCCTGCCCCCTACGAGTTGCGCTTCGACTCCGGGCGTCTCTGCCTGGACCTCGTCGCGACCGCGCACCCCGACGAACGCCTCACGAGCCCCGACCTGCTGCGCGCCTGGCTGGTCGGCGCGGGGCTCGTCCCGGACGCCGCCGCGCTGGCGGACCGCTCGCCCGCCTGGCTCGCCGCCTTCCGCGAACTGCGCGCGCACATAGCCCATTTGGTCCGCGGCGAACTCTCCGGCCGCCCGGTCCCCGGCGCCCTGGAACGGGTCAACCTGCTCGCCCGCGCGGCCCCGCCCGCACCCCGTGCCGTACGCGCGGCCGACGGCACCCTCGTCCGCTCCCTGCACATCGAACCCGGCTGCCCGGCCCTGCTCGCGGCCGTCGCGCGGGACGCCATCGACCTCCTCACCGACCCCACCGCCCGCGGCTCCCTGCGCCAGTGCGAGGGCGACAACTGCCCCATCATCTACCTCGACATGTCCCGTGGCCGCAGGCGCCGTTGGTGCTCCAGCGAGGTGTGCGGCAACCGTGAGCGGGTGGCCAGACACCGGCGCAGGGCGGCGGCTCTGGCCAGGGCCTGA
- a CDS encoding GNAT family N-acetyltransferase: protein MLITPDTELRRAVPEDAQALADAVVRNREFMKTWEPYRSEEYYTAREQAERIAEPGGALWLLFDRSADGRVVGRAALNGIHLGPLCSASLGYWVDSDYRGRGLIPAAVEEVCRAARDEMGLHRVEAGTLTDNEASQRVLAKCGFVRYGLAPKFLHINGGWRDHVLFQRILHDDPPAYGRA, encoded by the coding sequence ATGCTGATCACCCCCGACACAGAACTCCGCCGCGCCGTCCCCGAGGACGCCCAGGCGTTGGCCGACGCCGTGGTCCGGAACCGGGAGTTCATGAAGACCTGGGAGCCGTACCGCTCCGAGGAGTACTACACGGCGCGGGAGCAGGCCGAGCGGATCGCCGAGCCCGGTGGGGCGTTGTGGCTGTTGTTCGACCGGTCCGCCGACGGGCGTGTGGTCGGCCGCGCCGCGCTCAACGGCATCCACCTCGGCCCCCTGTGCAGCGCCAGCCTCGGCTACTGGGTCGACTCCGACTACCGGGGCCGGGGCCTGATCCCCGCCGCCGTGGAGGAGGTCTGCCGCGCCGCCCGCGACGAAATGGGCCTGCATCGCGTGGAGGCGGGCACGCTCACGGACAACGAGGCGTCCCAGCGCGTGCTCGCCAAGTGCGGCTTCGTCCGGTACGGGCTCGCGCCCAAGTTCCTCCACATCAACGGAGGTTGGCGCGACCACGTCCTGTTCCAGCGGATCCTCCACGACGATCCTCCGGCGTACGGCCGCGCCTAG
- a CDS encoding HelD family protein, translating into MKSDTSSGGVESADSVRDRELGVEQNHLDAVYRRLEEKIHEAEFLMEDATKRGQVGTPGALAERDAQVFRAGIHLNRLNNEFEDFLFGRIDLLQGKDGKKGPDGAYTAIEPADGAVREDNTADIAETLHIGRIGVLDADYSPLVIDWRAPAAAPFYRSTPVDPGRVVRRRVIRSKGRKVLGVEDDLMRPELTAYLDGERLPAIGDGALMAALGQARSHSMRDIVASIQAEQDQVIRAPAASVTYVEGGPGTGKTAVALHRAAYLLYQDRRRYSGGILIVSPTPLLVAYTEGVLPSLGEEGQVAIRAVGSLVDGAEATVYDSPAVARVKGSSRMLSVLRKAARGALESGRPKQPAQEQLAFGDFGSEEPEAATGETPTRLRVVAFGRRLELDADRLNRIRQATLGGTAPVNHLRPRARKLLLDALWDQSGAGSRHSDPELAAELRSSFDEDVTSEDEFLRFLDAWWPELTPRAVLSAMSDERRLGRWARRILNPGEVRKLARSLRRDALSVHDVALLDELTAVLGAPARKKKKREYDPLDQLTGLEELMPQREESQRERAERLAQERTEYAHVIVDEAQDLTPMQWRMVGRRGRHATWTIVGDPAQSSWSDPDEAGAARDEALGSRPRRRFTLTVNYRNPSEIAELAAKVLALAMPGSESPSAVRSTGVQPRFEAVRDRTGDTVRAEAARLLEQVDGTVGVVVAMNRRDEAARWLSGLGERVVALGSLEAKGLEYDATIVVSPAEIADESPAGLRVLYVALTRATQQLTVVSGERDEPDANGVPDLLRD; encoded by the coding sequence GTGAAATCGGATACGAGTTCAGGTGGGGTCGAGTCCGCGGATTCGGTCCGCGACCGCGAGCTCGGCGTCGAACAGAACCATCTCGACGCCGTCTACCGACGCCTCGAAGAGAAGATCCACGAGGCCGAGTTCCTGATGGAGGACGCCACCAAGCGCGGCCAGGTCGGCACGCCCGGCGCGCTCGCCGAGCGCGACGCGCAGGTCTTCCGCGCGGGCATCCACCTCAACCGCCTCAACAACGAGTTCGAGGACTTCCTCTTCGGCCGCATCGACCTGCTCCAGGGCAAGGACGGCAAGAAGGGCCCGGACGGCGCGTACACGGCGATCGAGCCGGCCGACGGCGCCGTCCGCGAGGACAACACGGCCGACATCGCCGAGACGCTGCACATCGGCCGTATCGGCGTGCTCGACGCGGACTACTCGCCGCTCGTCATCGACTGGCGCGCCCCGGCCGCCGCCCCCTTCTACCGCTCCACACCGGTCGATCCGGGCCGCGTGGTGCGCCGCCGCGTCATCCGCTCCAAGGGCCGCAAGGTGCTCGGCGTGGAGGACGACCTGATGCGCCCGGAGCTGACGGCGTACCTGGACGGCGAGCGGCTGCCCGCCATCGGCGACGGCGCGCTGATGGCCGCCCTCGGCCAGGCCCGCAGCCACTCGATGCGCGACATCGTCGCCTCCATCCAGGCCGAGCAGGACCAGGTCATCCGGGCCCCCGCAGCGTCCGTGACGTACGTAGAGGGCGGTCCCGGCACCGGCAAGACGGCGGTGGCGCTGCACCGCGCCGCGTACCTCCTGTACCAGGACAGGCGCCGCTACTCGGGCGGCATCCTGATCGTCTCGCCGACCCCGCTCCTGGTCGCCTACACCGAGGGCGTGCTGCCCTCGCTCGGCGAGGAGGGCCAGGTCGCGATCCGCGCGGTCGGCTCGCTGGTCGACGGCGCGGAGGCCACGGTCTACGACTCCCCGGCGGTGGCCCGCGTCAAGGGCTCGTCGCGGATGCTGAGTGTGCTCAGGAAGGCCGCACGGGGAGCCCTGGAGAGCGGGCGCCCGAAGCAGCCCGCCCAGGAGCAGCTGGCGTTCGGGGACTTCGGCTCCGAGGAGCCGGAGGCCGCCACGGGGGAGACCCCCACCCGGCTCCGCGTCGTCGCCTTCGGCCGCCGCCTGGAGCTGGACGCGGACCGGCTGAACCGGATCCGGCAGGCCACCCTCGGCGGCACCGCCCCCGTCAACCACCTGCGCCCGCGCGCCCGCAAGCTCCTCCTCGACGCCCTGTGGGACCAGTCGGGCGCCGGGAGCCGGCACTCCGACCCCGAGCTCGCGGCCGAACTGCGCTCCTCCTTCGACGAGGACGTCACGAGCGAGGACGAGTTCCTCCGCTTCCTCGACGCGTGGTGGCCCGAGCTGACGCCCCGCGCGGTCCTGTCCGCCATGTCCGACGAGCGGCGCCTGGGCCGCTGGGCCCGCCGCATCCTCAACCCCGGCGAGGTCCGCAAGCTCGCCAGATCGTTGCGCCGCGACGCCCTCTCGGTCCACGACGTCGCCCTGCTCGACGAGCTGACCGCCGTACTCGGCGCCCCGGCCCGCAAGAAGAAGAAGCGCGAGTACGACCCGCTCGACCAGCTCACCGGCCTGGAAGAGCTGATGCCGCAGCGCGAGGAGTCCCAGCGCGAGCGCGCCGAGCGCCTCGCCCAGGAGCGCACCGAGTACGCGCACGTCATCGTCGACGAGGCGCAGGACCTCACGCCGATGCAGTGGCGGATGGTCGGCCGCCGCGGCCGGCACGCGACGTGGACGATCGTCGGCGACCCCGCCCAGTCCTCCTGGTCCGACCCGGACGAGGCGGGCGCCGCCCGCGACGAGGCCCTCGGCTCCCGGCCCCGCCGCCGCTTCACCCTGACCGTGAACTATCGCAACCCGTCCGAGATCGCCGAGCTGGCCGCGAAGGTCCTGGCGCTCGCGATGCCCGGCTCGGAGTCCCCTTCGGCGGTCCGCTCGACGGGCGTCCAGCCGCGCTTCGAGGCCGTACGGGACAGGACCGGGGACACCGTCAGGGCGGAGGCCGCCCGGCTCCTGGAGCAGGTCGACGGCACGGTCGGCGTCGTCGTGGCGATGAACCGCCGGGACGAGGCGGCCCGTTGGCTCTCCGGACTCGGCGAGCGCGTCGTGGCGCTCGGCTCCCTGGAGGCCAAGGGGCTGGAGTACGACGCCACGATCGTGGTCTCCCCGGCCGAGATCGCCGACGAGTCCCCGGCGGGTCTGCGCGTCCTGTACGTGGCCCTGACCCGGGCGACGCAGCAGCTCACGGTGGTCTCCGGAGAGCGGGACGAACCGGACGCGAACGGGGTGCCGGATCTGCTCCGCGACTGA
- the murA gene encoding UDP-N-acetylglucosamine 1-carboxyvinyltransferase — translation MTVTDDVLLVHGGTPLEGEIRVRGAKNLVPKAMVAAILGSAPSRLRNVPDIRDVRVVRGLLQLHGVTVGPGEEPGELVMDPSHVESANVADIDAHAGSSRIPILLCGPLLHRIGHAFIPGLGGCDIGGRPVDFHFEVLRQFGATIEKRADGQYLEAPQRLRGTKIRLPYPSVGATEQVLLTAVLAEGVTELSNAAVEPEIEDLICVLQKMGAIIAMDTDRTIRVTGVDKLGGYTHRALSDRLEAASWASAALATHGDIYVRGAQQRSMMTFLNTYRKVGGAFEIDDDGIRFWHPGGQLKSIALETDVHPGFQTDWQQPLVVALTQATGLSIVHETVYESRLGFTSALNQMGAHIQLYRECLGGSDCRFGQRNFLHSAVVSGPTKLEGADLVIPDLRGGFSYLIAALAAQGTSRVHGIDLINRGYENFMEKLVELGAKVELPGKALG, via the coding sequence ATGACCGTCACCGACGATGTCCTCCTTGTCCACGGCGGAACCCCGCTGGAGGGCGAGATCCGTGTCCGCGGCGCGAAGAACCTCGTGCCCAAGGCCATGGTCGCAGCGATCCTCGGCAGTGCGCCGAGCCGCCTGCGCAATGTCCCGGACATCCGCGACGTGCGCGTCGTACGCGGCCTGCTGCAGCTGCACGGCGTGACGGTCGGCCCCGGTGAGGAACCGGGTGAGCTGGTGATGGACCCCTCGCACGTGGAGTCGGCGAACGTGGCCGACATCGACGCGCACGCGGGCTCCTCCCGCATCCCGATCCTGCTGTGCGGCCCGCTGCTGCACCGTATCGGCCACGCCTTCATCCCGGGTCTCGGCGGCTGCGACATCGGCGGCCGGCCCGTCGACTTCCACTTCGAGGTGCTCCGCCAGTTCGGCGCGACGATCGAGAAGCGCGCGGACGGCCAGTACCTGGAGGCCCCGCAGCGCCTGCGCGGCACGAAGATCCGCCTCCCCTACCCCTCCGTGGGCGCCACCGAGCAGGTCCTGCTCACGGCCGTCCTCGCCGAGGGCGTCACGGAGCTCTCGAACGCGGCCGTGGAGCCGGAGATCGAGGACCTGATCTGCGTCCTGCAGAAAATGGGCGCGATCATCGCGATGGACACGGACCGCACCATCCGTGTCACCGGCGTCGACAAGCTCGGCGGCTACACGCACCGCGCGCTCTCGGACCGCCTCGAGGCGGCCTCCTGGGCGTCGGCGGCGCTCGCCACGCACGGCGACATCTACGTCCGCGGCGCGCAGCAGCGCTCGATGATGACGTTCCTGAACACGTACCGGAAGGTCGGCGGCGCCTTCGAGATCGACGACGACGGCATCCGCTTCTGGCACCCCGGCGGCCAGCTGAAGTCGATCGCCCTGGAGACGGACGTCCACCCCGGCTTCCAGACGGACTGGCAGCAGCCGCTCGTCGTGGCGCTCACGCAGGCCACGGGCCTCTCGATCGTCCACGAGACGGTCTACGAGTCGCGCCTCGGCTTCACGTCCGCGCTGAACCAGATGGGCGCGCACATCCAGCTCTACCGCGAGTGCCTCGGTGGCTCCGACTGCCGCTTCGGCCAGCGCAACTTCCTGCACTCGGCGGTCGTCTCCGGGCCCACGAAGCTGGAGGGCGCCGACCTGGTCATCCCCGACCTCCGTGGCGGCTTCTCGTACCTGATCGCGGCGCTGGCGGCCCAGGGCACGAGCCGTGTCCACGGGATCGACCTGATCAACCGCGGCTACGAGAACTTCATGGAGAAGCTCGTCGAACTCGGCGCGAAGGTCGAGCTCCCGGGCAAGGCCCTCGGCTAG
- a CDS encoding sigma-70 family RNA polymerase sigma factor, translating to MAEQGTPEVGVRKDSAVADERPPRARHRAPRPPEPDEELMRALYAEHARPLLAYVLRLVAGDRQRAEDVVQETLIRAWKNAGQLNRATGSVRPWLVTVARRIVIDGHRSRQARPQEVDPSPLEVIPAEDEIDKALWLMTLSDALEDLTPAHREVLVETYFKGRTVNEAAETLGIPSGTVRSRVFYALRSMKLALEERGVTA from the coding sequence ATGGCCGAACAGGGGACACCGGAGGTAGGCGTGCGCAAGGATTCCGCCGTGGCCGATGAACGCCCGCCCCGGGCCCGACATCGTGCGCCCCGGCCGCCCGAGCCGGACGAGGAGCTGATGCGCGCGCTCTACGCCGAGCACGCACGGCCGCTTCTGGCCTATGTGCTCCGCTTGGTGGCGGGGGACCGGCAGCGCGCGGAGGATGTCGTACAGGAGACGCTCATCCGTGCCTGGAAGAACGCCGGACAGCTCAACCGAGCGACCGGTTCGGTACGCCCCTGGCTGGTGACGGTCGCCCGGCGCATCGTCATCGACGGCCACCGCAGTCGGCAGGCCCGGCCGCAGGAGGTCGATCCGTCGCCGCTGGAGGTCATCCCCGCGGAGGACGAGATCGACAAGGCGTTGTGGCTGATGACCCTTTCCGACGCGCTGGAGGACTTGACCCCGGCCCACCGGGAAGTACTCGTGGAGACGTACTTCAAAGGACGTACGGTCAACGAGGCGGCCGAGACGCTCGGCATCCCCAGCGGCACGGTGCGCTCGCGGGTCTTCTACGCGCTGCGCTCGATGAAGCTGGCGCTGGAGGAGCGGGGGGTGACGGCATGA
- a CDS encoding DUF3039 domain-containing protein, with protein sequence MSTLEPERGTGTGTLVEPTPQTSNGDGDHERYAHYVQKDKIMASALDGTPVVALCGKVWVPGRDPKKYPVCPMCKEIYESMGAGGDKDKGGKDGGGKDK encoded by the coding sequence ATGAGCACTCTTGAGCCCGAGCGCGGGACAGGTACGGGGACCCTCGTAGAGCCGACGCCACAGACGTCGAACGGCGACGGCGATCACGAGCGCTACGCCCACTATGTCCAGAAGGACAAGATCATGGCGAGCGCGCTGGACGGCACGCCCGTCGTCGCGCTCTGCGGCAAGGTGTGGGTGCCGGGCCGTGACCCGAAGAAGTACCCCGTGTGTCCCATGTGCAAGGAGATCTACGAGTCCATGGGCGCCGGCGGCGACAAGGACAAGGGCGGCAAGGACGGCGGCGGCAAGGACAAGTAG
- a CDS encoding HU family DNA-binding protein: MNRSELVAALADRAEVTRKDADAVLAAFAETVGEIVAKGDEKVTIPGFLTFERTHRAARTARNPQTGEPINIPAGYSVKVSAGSKLKEAAKGK, encoded by the coding sequence ATGAACCGCAGTGAGCTGGTGGCCGCGCTGGCCGACCGCGCCGAGGTGACCCGCAAGGACGCCGACGCCGTGCTGGCCGCGTTCGCCGAGACCGTCGGCGAGATCGTTGCCAAGGGCGACGAGAAGGTCACCATCCCCGGCTTCCTGACCTTCGAGCGCACCCACCGTGCCGCTCGTACCGCCCGGAACCCGCAGACCGGCGAGCCGATCAACATCCCGGCCGGTTACAGCGTGAAGGTCTCCGCGGGCTCGAAGCTCAAGGAAGCCGCCAAGGGTAAGTAA
- a CDS encoding beta-N-acetylhexosaminidase: MELIPAPRRLTRSGEGRHALGERTGIAAGEGTEDTARWLRAALGAATGLALPPKGADEDDVVALRIDPSLEPEGYRLRATDAGVTIEGGSAAGVFWGAQTLRQLLGPDAYRRAPLPGRTWTVPHLTVDDAPRFRWRGMMLDVARHFTPKAGVLRQLDLMAAHKLNVLHFHLTDDQGWRVEIKRHPKLTESASWRSRTKFGHRASELWEDKPHGGFYTQDDIREIVAYADALHIAVVPEIDLPGHSQAAIHAYPELGNSDVVDTASLPVWDTWGVNPNVLAPTDNTLRFYEGVFEELLALFPSTFIHVGGDECPKDQWRQSPTAQERIKELGLADEDELQSWFIRHFDTWLGARGRRLIGWDEILEGGLAPGATVSSWRGYEGGITAARAGHDVVMCPEQQVYLNYRQAPGDEEPVPIGYVRTLEDVYRFEPVPPQLSEEEARHVLGAQANVWTEVTEDEQRLDYQVYPRLSAFSEVAWSELPAPGARDFADFEHRMTAHYRRLDALGVAYRPPGGPLPWQRRPGVLGRPFEGEPPNV; encoded by the coding sequence ATGGAACTCATCCCCGCCCCCCGTCGGCTGACGCGCTCGGGCGAAGGGCGCCACGCGCTCGGCGAGCGCACCGGCATCGCCGCGGGGGAGGGGACCGAGGACACCGCGCGCTGGCTGCGCGCGGCACTCGGTGCGGCGACCGGTCTCGCCCTGCCGCCCAAGGGCGCGGACGAGGACGACGTCGTCGCCCTGCGCATCGACCCGTCCCTCGAACCGGAGGGCTACCGGCTGCGCGCGACGGACGCGGGCGTCACGATCGAGGGCGGATCGGCGGCAGGCGTCTTCTGGGGCGCCCAGACGCTTCGTCAACTCCTGGGCCCCGACGCGTACCGCCGGGCCCCGCTTCCCGGGCGCACCTGGACCGTCCCGCACCTCACCGTCGACGACGCGCCCCGCTTCCGCTGGCGCGGCATGATGCTCGACGTCGCCCGCCACTTCACGCCGAAGGCCGGAGTGCTGCGCCAACTCGACCTGATGGCCGCCCACAAGCTCAACGTCCTGCACTTCCACCTCACCGACGACCAGGGCTGGCGCGTCGAGATCAAGCGCCATCCGAAGCTGACGGAGTCCGCCTCCTGGCGGTCACGGACGAAATTCGGCCACCGCGCCTCGGAGTTGTGGGAGGACAAGCCGCACGGCGGCTTCTACACCCAGGACGACATCCGCGAAATCGTCGCCTACGCCGACGCGCTGCATATCGCGGTCGTCCCCGAGATCGACCTCCCGGGCCACTCGCAGGCCGCCATCCACGCGTATCCGGAACTCGGCAACAGTGATGTCGTCGACACGGCTTCCCTCCCCGTCTGGGACACCTGGGGCGTCAATCCGAACGTACTCGCCCCCACTGACAACACCCTCCGCTTCTACGAGGGCGTCTTCGAGGAACTCCTCGCCCTGTTCCCTTCGACCTTCATCCACGTAGGGGGCGACGAGTGCCCCAAGGACCAGTGGAGGCAGTCGCCCACCGCCCAGGAGCGCATCAAGGAACTGGGGTTGGCCGACGAGGACGAGCTCCAGTCCTGGTTCATCCGGCACTTCGACACCTGGCTCGGCGCGCGCGGCCGGCGCCTCATCGGCTGGGACGAGATCCTCGAAGGCGGCCTCGCGCCCGGCGCCACGGTCTCCTCCTGGCGCGGCTACGAGGGCGGCATCACCGCGGCGAGGGCGGGTCACGACGTCGTCATGTGCCCCGAGCAGCAGGTCTACTTGAACTACCGGCAGGCCCCCGGCGACGAAGAGCCGGTCCCCATCGGCTACGTACGCACGCTGGAGGACGTCTACCGCTTCGAACCGGTGCCTCCGCAGCTGAGCGAGGAGGAGGCGCGGCACGTCCTCGGCGCGCAGGCCAACGTGTGGACCGAGGTGACGGAGGACGAACAGCGCCTCGACTACCAGGTGTATCCGCGGCTTTCCGCCTTCAGCGAGGTCGCGTGGAGCGAGCTGCCCGCACCCGGTGCGCGCGACTTCGCGGACTTCGAGCACCGAATGACCGCGCACTACCGGCGACTTGACGCCCTCGGTGTCGCCTACCGGCCGCCGGGTGGCCCGTTGCCCTGGCAGCGGCGCCCGGGGGTGCTCGGACGTCCCTTCGAAGGGGAACCCCCGAACGTGTGA